In a single window of the Leptospira sanjuanensis genome:
- the fliQ gene encoding flagellar biosynthesis protein FliQ: MTELDAMTLIRDALYITLKISSPILLTALVVGLIIGILQTTTSIQEPTIAFVPKLVAIFIVIVIFSSWMIQTMTDYTRNLFLMIEKF; encoded by the coding sequence ATGACGGAACTCGACGCCATGACCCTGATTCGGGACGCTCTTTATATCACGCTCAAGATCTCTTCTCCGATTCTTTTGACCGCGCTTGTGGTCGGATTGATCATCGGGATCTTGCAGACTACGACTTCGATTCAGGAGCCTACGATCGCGTTCGTTCCGAAGCTCGTGGCGATCTTTATCGTGATCGTGATTTTTTCATCCTGGATGATTCAGACGATGACCGACTATACGCGCAACCTATTCCTAATGATCGAGAAGTTTTAG
- the fliP gene encoding flagellar type III secretion system pore protein FliP (The bacterial flagellar biogenesis protein FliP forms a type III secretion system (T3SS)-type pore required for flagellar assembly.) — MRHKKLIKNITWILLLVTGLSLGSSFFTLEAQSAGTRIPIPNLNINVNEAKNPRETSLSLMVLFLVTILSLAPAIVMSLTSFTKIVIVLDFVRRALSIQNLPPNQVMMGLALFMTFFIMAPTLNTVNERALTPYLEGKIDTNAFFEKGMVPIREFMMRQIGTSGAKDVALFLKIGKVEKVESFDDVPSYVLIPAFMLSEIKKAFWIGIIIFIPFIVIDLVVASALLSMGLMMLPPVMVSLPFKLILFVLVDGWNLIVYELVRSYK, encoded by the coding sequence ATGAGACATAAAAAACTTATAAAGAACATAACATGGATCCTGCTGTTAGTCACGGGCTTATCCTTGGGTTCTTCTTTTTTCACCTTGGAAGCGCAATCCGCGGGAACCCGGATTCCGATTCCGAATTTAAACATCAATGTGAACGAGGCGAAGAATCCGAGAGAGACGAGTTTGTCTCTGATGGTTTTGTTTCTTGTCACGATTCTTTCCTTGGCTCCGGCGATCGTGATGTCTTTGACTTCGTTTACGAAGATCGTGATCGTTCTCGACTTTGTGAGAAGGGCGTTGTCGATCCAGAATCTTCCGCCGAACCAAGTGATGATGGGTCTCGCGTTGTTTATGACGTTCTTTATCATGGCTCCCACCTTGAACACGGTGAACGAACGCGCGCTCACTCCGTATCTCGAAGGTAAGATCGATACGAACGCGTTTTTTGAAAAGGGGATGGTTCCGATCCGTGAATTTATGATGCGTCAAATCGGAACCTCGGGTGCAAAGGACGTCGCCTTATTCTTAAAAATCGGAAAGGTGGAGAAGGTGGAATCCTTCGACGACGTTCCATCCTACGTTCTGATTCCGGCCTTTATGTTAAGCGAAATCAAAAAGGCGTTTTGGATCGGGATCATTATCTTTATTCCGTTTATCGTGATCGACCTCGTGGTCGCGTCCGCCCTTCTTTCCATGGGTCTTATGATGCTTCCTCCCGTGATGGTGAGTCTTCCGTTCAAGTTGATTCTGTTCGTTCTCGTGGACGGCTGGAACCTGATCGTCTACGAATTGGTAAGGAGTTATAAATGA
- the fliO gene encoding flagellar biosynthetic protein FliO has protein sequence MKFLESFPANGRKVAFLLSIFLIFSFAFASLRAQSERELMDEALKKELGQSSASKDEKKNSDSGEKKTDSSSTSGTTGNTGAKSSAADTQTAPNPVEERYRPSDDGPGIAGTLFRVVFILGLLCAALYYILKYVSKNREGRLPVRGEMNVLSSLMLGPNKQLQIVEVSGRLLVLGVADNGINLITEIEDPEVKHRILQKKESFQPPEGGFLVTVLEQIKDLNSRISGTQEGPPDTNEKGGAAREEKRRQARKKLDELKEKTSSLESGLFDLR, from the coding sequence GTGAAATTCTTAGAATCCTTCCCGGCAAACGGAAGGAAGGTCGCGTTCCTACTTTCCATTTTTCTTATATTCAGCTTTGCTTTTGCTTCTTTACGGGCGCAGTCCGAGCGGGAGCTTATGGACGAGGCTCTCAAAAAAGAATTGGGACAATCCTCGGCTTCCAAAGACGAAAAGAAGAATTCCGATTCCGGCGAAAAAAAGACGGATTCTTCCTCGACCTCCGGGACGACGGGAAATACGGGCGCGAAAAGTTCCGCCGCGGACACTCAAACCGCGCCGAATCCCGTGGAAGAAAGATATCGCCCGAGCGACGACGGTCCGGGAATCGCGGGAACCTTGTTCCGGGTCGTTTTTATTTTGGGACTTCTCTGCGCGGCGCTTTACTATATTCTAAAATACGTATCTAAAAATCGGGAAGGGCGTTTGCCGGTCCGCGGCGAAATGAACGTTCTTTCGAGTTTGATGCTCGGACCGAACAAGCAGCTTCAGATCGTGGAAGTTTCCGGAAGACTTTTGGTTCTTGGCGTGGCGGATAACGGAATCAATCTGATCACCGAGATCGAAGATCCGGAAGTGAAGCATCGAATTCTTCAGAAAAAGGAAAGCTTCCAGCCGCCCGAAGGCGGATTTTTGGTTACGGTCCTGGAGCAGATCAAGGACTTAAACTCTCGGATTTCCGGAACCCAGGAGGGTCCGCCGGATACGAACGAAAAGGGCGGGGCAGCTCGGGAAGAGAAACGAAGACAAGCCCGCAAAAAATTGGACGAACTCAAAGAAAAAACAAGCTCGCTCGAAAGCGGGCTTTTCGATTTGAGATGA
- the fliN gene encoding flagellar motor switch protein FliN, with the protein MGEGSLSQEEIDALLAGASDTFDPGAVASTAAQKEVPGMSPVDRDILSDLLSSCFQVAGNTLGAVLSRSSAFLNPNVETRARKDIESELKSGSFLLYSTLSGSVNGRVVLAMSAENAVKIANSMMGGFDSGELDEAQMQTLRDSLTPVMGALISQISTKTGGGVNGSPSETRNVTSPAALVLPDGESIVRVFFNLTIESIPSFRVQFLLSLSTASDLLNLYRRSGSGGGDMGGMGMGGMGGMGMSAGSMSVKSVAFPNLGTASGASNTPNLNLLMDVQMSVTVELGRTKMYIKDILGLGEGSIIELDKLAGEPVDLLVNGKLIAKGEVVVIDENFGVRVTDIVSPTDRIKPEGK; encoded by the coding sequence ATGGGCGAAGGTTCCCTTTCACAGGAAGAAATTGATGCATTATTAGCCGGTGCAAGCGATACGTTTGACCCGGGGGCGGTAGCATCTACAGCCGCACAAAAAGAAGTTCCGGGAATGTCTCCCGTGGACAGGGATATCTTGTCCGATCTTCTTTCTTCTTGTTTTCAAGTTGCCGGGAACACGTTAGGCGCCGTTCTTTCCCGTTCTTCCGCATTCTTAAATCCGAATGTGGAAACAAGGGCGCGTAAGGACATCGAGTCCGAATTAAAATCAGGTTCTTTTCTTTTATATTCCACGTTATCCGGAAGCGTAAACGGAAGAGTGGTTCTTGCCATGTCCGCCGAAAACGCGGTCAAGATCGCCAATTCCATGATGGGCGGTTTTGATTCGGGAGAATTGGACGAGGCGCAGATGCAGACTCTCCGCGATTCTCTCACTCCGGTGATGGGCGCGTTGATTTCCCAGATCAGCACAAAAACCGGAGGGGGCGTCAACGGATCTCCTTCCGAAACAAGAAACGTAACTTCTCCCGCGGCCTTGGTGTTGCCGGACGGCGAAAGTATCGTTCGAGTCTTTTTCAATTTAACGATCGAAAGCATTCCTTCCTTTCGGGTTCAGTTTCTTCTCTCTCTTTCCACAGCGTCCGATCTTTTGAACCTGTATCGTCGTTCCGGAAGCGGCGGCGGAGATATGGGAGGGATGGGAATGGGCGGCATGGGAGGAATGGGAATGTCCGCCGGTTCCATGTCCGTTAAGTCGGTCGCGTTTCCGAATTTAGGGACCGCGAGTGGAGCGTCGAATACTCCGAACTTAAACCTTCTCATGGACGTTCAGATGAGCGTCACAGTGGAACTCGGTCGAACCAAGATGTATATCAAGGACATTCTGGGTTTGGGAGAAGGTTCGATCATCGAGTTGGACAAACTCGCGGGTGAACCCGTGGATCTTTTGGTCAACGGGAAGCTGATCGCCAAGGGAGAAGTCGTGGTCATCGACGAAAACTTCGGGGTGCGCGTAACGGATATCGTAAGTCCTACCGATCGGATCAAGCCGGAGGGCAAGTGA
- a CDS encoding DUF971 domain-containing protein — translation MTQLSLKATTPDQIDFDENHLKITWKDGVTSTFELLDLRKRCPCVVCKGGHGGKVGTTTGGIQSIKLYSINKVGRYAINPVWSDNHQTGIYSFDGLRMLADGLGGDLTL, via the coding sequence ATGACTCAACTCAGTTTAAAAGCCACCACTCCCGATCAGATCGATTTCGACGAAAATCATCTGAAGATCACCTGGAAGGACGGAGTTACGTCCACCTTCGAGCTTTTGGATCTCCGGAAACGTTGCCCGTGCGTCGTTTGCAAGGGCGGACACGGAGGAAAAGTGGGAACTACCACGGGCGGAATTCAATCGATCAAACTCTATTCGATCAACAAGGTCGGAAGATACGCGATCAATCCGGTATGGAGCGACAACCATCAAACCGGAATTTATTCCTTCGACGGCTTAAGAATGCTTGCGGATGGGTTGGGAGGCGATCTCACTCTTTGA
- the asd gene encoding archaetidylserine decarboxylase (Phosphatidylserine decarboxylase is synthesized as a single chain precursor. Generation of the pyruvoyl active site from a Ser is coupled to cleavage of a Gly-Ser bond between the larger (beta) and smaller (alpha chains). It is an integral membrane protein.), whose product MLQFQFFQFFDWDLLKPYFYFLSFIGIYLTLRLRFPQIRFLFLAVKIFSGNMDYKGSRGRLVHSQAFFSGTASSLVPGAVIGSALALMIGGPGVLFWIWISSFFIMPLRFVSSTLAIRFRTKTASGRYLSGPMYFIESALKARWLAVSFAIAGLLTVLVMGGAVPMLYVTHIANRAFEVSGMTVPFLLSVVLVFIVLGGVRRVGKVSAYLAPIAILLFFSGYFFLFKNSLMNFKDFLWLSFQDAFQPLTAIAGGSFVLARTFSTASGIFFVSTETGIGKSAGLSGVVRTDYPAKQGLVSMLATFFEGFVVSTLVIYALSSYGAFKMEEQILFVNALFQGHTNPINMAFFGSFLLLGVVSITGWFYTGEQNALYVFGEKFANFFRMLFLVTILLAAYLYVKNGEQIVFEAFGLGYSLSIITAVPVLISLVLLEKIARTELKRFLTESGARYEVLKDFYLLILSLVPKNLLSRLFGLLASSRLPRFVMIPVLKAFARAYKINLDEAELEIQEYNSLNAFFTRALKAEARIIDSADNEMVSPVDARVTGYGDINQRIIIQAKGVDYNLKELLGGGLSKYIDDFTNGKYITFYLSPQDYHRIHSPAYGKILGYYYEPGKLFPVNELAVFGIRGLFPKNERLITYLQTEYGKVAVIKVGASNVGRIRVTYDNKIVTNTLIRTARNVEYKDVSIMIDKGAELGRFEMGSTVILLMEKDTFQFETLSVNEKITYGTPIGKFLAKKCKLPK is encoded by the coding sequence ATGTTGCAATTTCAGTTTTTTCAGTTCTTTGATTGGGATTTACTCAAACCGTATTTCTACTTCCTGAGTTTTATCGGAATCTATCTGACACTCAGACTCCGATTCCCCCAGATTCGGTTCCTCTTTCTCGCCGTAAAAATTTTTTCGGGCAATATGGACTACAAAGGTTCGCGGGGAAGGCTCGTCCACTCCCAGGCTTTTTTTTCCGGAACCGCGTCCTCTCTCGTTCCGGGGGCGGTGATCGGTTCGGCTCTCGCTCTGATGATCGGCGGTCCGGGGGTTCTCTTCTGGATTTGGATTTCTTCCTTTTTTATCATGCCTCTCCGTTTCGTTTCTTCGACTCTTGCGATCCGATTTAGAACCAAGACGGCTTCGGGAAGATATCTTTCCGGTCCGATGTATTTTATCGAAAGCGCTCTCAAAGCGAGATGGCTTGCGGTGAGTTTTGCGATCGCCGGTCTTTTGACCGTTCTCGTTATGGGCGGCGCGGTTCCGATGTTGTATGTCACTCATATCGCCAATCGTGCGTTCGAGGTGAGCGGGATGACGGTTCCGTTTTTGTTGTCCGTGGTTCTCGTATTTATCGTGTTAGGCGGCGTACGAAGAGTGGGAAAAGTTTCCGCGTATCTCGCTCCGATTGCGATCCTTTTGTTTTTTTCCGGTTACTTTTTTCTATTTAAGAATTCCTTAATGAACTTCAAGGATTTCCTCTGGCTTTCGTTTCAGGATGCGTTCCAGCCGTTGACCGCGATCGCGGGAGGGAGTTTCGTTCTCGCAAGAACCTTCAGCACGGCTTCCGGAATCTTCTTCGTTTCCACCGAAACCGGAATCGGGAAAAGCGCAGGGTTGTCCGGTGTCGTAAGAACGGATTATCCGGCGAAACAAGGACTGGTGAGCATGCTTGCCACCTTCTTTGAGGGATTTGTGGTGTCGACTCTCGTGATCTACGCGCTTTCTTCGTACGGAGCGTTTAAGATGGAAGAGCAGATTCTTTTCGTGAACGCGCTTTTTCAAGGACATACGAATCCGATCAACATGGCGTTTTTCGGATCGTTTCTGCTTTTGGGAGTCGTATCGATCACGGGTTGGTTTTATACGGGAGAACAGAACGCGCTGTATGTGTTCGGCGAAAAATTCGCGAATTTTTTTCGAATGCTCTTTCTTGTGACTATTCTTTTGGCCGCCTATTTGTATGTGAAGAACGGCGAACAAATCGTGTTCGAAGCGTTCGGTTTGGGATATTCTTTGTCGATCATCACCGCCGTTCCGGTTTTGATTTCTCTCGTTTTGCTCGAGAAGATCGCGAGAACCGAGTTGAAGCGTTTCTTAACGGAAAGCGGTGCGCGCTACGAAGTGTTGAAGGACTTTTATCTTCTAATTCTTTCTCTCGTACCGAAGAATCTTCTTTCCCGTTTGTTCGGATTATTGGCTTCTTCCCGCCTGCCGCGCTTTGTGATGATTCCGGTTTTGAAGGCGTTTGCAAGGGCGTATAAGATCAATCTCGACGAAGCGGAACTGGAAATTCAGGAATACAATTCCCTCAACGCATTTTTTACGAGAGCTTTGAAAGCCGAAGCGAGAATCATCGATTCCGCGGATAACGAAATGGTTTCTCCCGTCGACGCGAGAGTTACGGGATACGGGGATATCAATCAGAGAATCATCATTCAAGCCAAGGGAGTGGATTACAATCTCAAGGAACTTCTGGGTGGCGGATTGTCGAAATACATCGACGACTTTACGAACGGAAAATACATCACATTCTATCTTTCTCCGCAGGACTATCATAGAATCCATTCTCCCGCGTATGGAAAAATTTTAGGGTATTACTACGAACCCGGAAAATTATTTCCGGTGAACGAACTCGCGGTTTTCGGGATTCGAGGACTTTTTCCGAAAAACGAACGATTGATTACGTATCTGCAAACCGAATACGGTAAAGTCGCCGTTATCAAGGTGGGAGCCTCGAATGTCGGGAGAATCCGCGTGACTTACGACAACAAGATCGTGACAAATACGCTCATTCGGACCGCGAGAAACGTCGAATATAAGGACGTTTCGATCATGATCGACAAGGGCGCGGAACTCGGACGGTTTGAGATGGGATCGACCGTGATTCTTCTTATGGAAAAAGATACGTTCCAATTCGAGACGCTTTCCGTGAATGAAAAGATCACGTACGGAACTCCGATCGGGAAGTTTTTGGCGAAGAAGTGCAAGCTTCCGAAGTGA
- a CDS encoding LIC_11366 family protein: MRATSKIFGISFCVLLFFPLLPNPSSALNAETELSKTKSHSRKPALEIPPEEESYWELGLRAGIGYKGEDRLNSFLRGFTDTYDPRVASKTKLDPPSNVSQGELFLRRKIGPESQIGFIGGYREWQKFGLKQVSSEPFYTDLTFKLSNPYFLLMYWHEWNYKRWIFQGGLGAGMSQVYWDSKGYATSGRESFRQEGSLTGTGIEFRLEGSVNRRITDSTSLQLGIALSWINIPSLNGTFNGESASFYLREDGRVTPLTESNNQTAILVTNQFSRKLEFQVLTTTLFFGVAQKF; the protein is encoded by the coding sequence ATGCGCGCTACCAGCAAAATTTTCGGGATCTCATTCTGTGTTTTACTTTTTTTCCCGCTTCTCCCCAACCCTTCTTCCGCTTTGAACGCCGAAACGGAGCTTTCCAAAACGAAGTCTCATTCCCGAAAACCCGCGCTCGAAATTCCTCCCGAAGAGGAATCGTATTGGGAACTCGGACTCCGAGCCGGAATCGGATATAAGGGAGAAGACAGACTCAATTCTTTTCTGAGAGGATTTACGGATACATACGATCCGAGGGTAGCTTCCAAAACCAAACTCGACCCGCCGTCGAACGTTTCTCAGGGAGAATTGTTTTTACGCAGAAAGATCGGGCCGGAGAGTCAAATCGGTTTCATCGGAGGCTATCGCGAATGGCAGAAGTTCGGATTGAAACAGGTTTCGTCCGAACCGTTTTACACCGATCTGACTTTTAAACTTTCCAATCCGTATTTTCTTTTGATGTATTGGCACGAATGGAATTACAAACGATGGATCTTTCAAGGCGGACTCGGAGCCGGAATGTCGCAAGTATATTGGGACTCGAAAGGATACGCGACTTCGGGAAGAGAAAGCTTTCGACAAGAAGGTTCCCTGACCGGAACCGGAATCGAATTTCGTTTGGAAGGTTCGGTCAATCGAAGAATCACCGATTCCACAAGTCTTCAACTCGGGATCGCGCTTTCCTGGATCAACATTCCTTCCTTAAACGGAACGTTCAACGGAGAATCGGCCAGCTTTTATTTGAGAGAAGACGGACGGGTCACACCTCTGACAGAATCGAACAATCAAACCGCGATCTTGGTTACGAATCAATTTTCCCGTAAACTGGAATTCCAAGTCCTGACTACGACCTTGTTTTTCGGAGTCGCGCAGAAGTTTTAA
- a CDS encoding 7TM diverse intracellular signaling domain-containing protein codes for MFKKLFQIIAVIFLFASVPVFGIDLVRLDDSSVGLEDSFEYYEDFTNKLGFEQIRALADQGKFNSGNISSLGYTNASVWVRLNVENSSAQPIRWIVEYQYPNADLVEYYDVKKGESPFYRAGDSIPFGIRPIQYRNPAFPSVGLPKTKKSVFLRIKSDSRIQLSLRYYGALGFYQKVIYEQFFFGLFFGAMLVLALYNLLLFASTKERSYFFFAIYIFGFSLFQFVLEGFGFQILWPDWVAWTNVSVPFFLLICLTLMCLFVNVYLDLKNRSKISHRIFQYLQAVFLTCAFVSLWIPERFGIWIGLFCTFACVILLFINGIRSIAWNQWNASYFLSAWGILVLGSILFLFLHSGWFRNFGLKFWVIEIASLFHVVLMGLGLADRVKVLSKVLSAKIKELGSTKLVAERSEKRFKNLFEESEEFLFTMDTNGRIRNANKALGRLLGFDPEEVIGWDFLDLIFVPTGGDVAYAKILAKDKIDELLRTGKSSEFAVEFRQKFVLEPRQIRVRLQLLDLGDRKGILGKAYELDEDILSKFIVSESMHFTLNNYLRNADLLSRLLTVNLSSFVGTEIIIAIRTCIREIVINSIEHGNLAISFDEKTEALAEGRYLEFIQKRQKEPFYNYRTVKVSYSLNARRIGFLISDEGEGFDYKKILNLDIEKLNETSLTHGRGIVMTRRVFDIVRFNEKGNRVLLIKYLKKPLRYKREKTSFDV; via the coding sequence ATGTTCAAAAAGTTATTTCAAATCATCGCCGTTATTTTTCTGTTCGCTTCGGTTCCCGTATTCGGGATCGATTTGGTTCGTCTGGACGATTCGTCCGTGGGATTGGAGGATTCCTTCGAATACTACGAGGATTTTACGAACAAACTCGGCTTCGAGCAGATCCGGGCTTTGGCGGATCAGGGTAAATTCAATTCCGGGAATATTAGTTCTTTAGGATATACGAATGCTTCCGTTTGGGTTCGTTTGAATGTGGAGAATTCCTCCGCGCAGCCGATTCGATGGATCGTGGAATATCAATATCCGAACGCGGATTTGGTCGAATACTACGACGTAAAAAAAGGAGAATCCCCGTTTTACAGGGCGGGCGATTCGATCCCGTTCGGAATCAGGCCGATTCAATACCGCAACCCTGCCTTTCCTTCGGTCGGTCTTCCAAAAACGAAAAAGTCCGTTTTTTTGCGGATCAAATCCGATTCGAGAATCCAGCTTTCCCTGCGTTACTACGGTGCTCTCGGATTTTATCAAAAGGTGATCTACGAACAATTTTTTTTCGGATTGTTTTTCGGAGCGATGCTCGTTCTTGCGCTTTACAATCTTCTATTGTTCGCTTCCACAAAAGAACGAAGTTATTTCTTCTTTGCGATCTACATCTTCGGATTTTCCCTATTTCAATTCGTTTTGGAAGGGTTCGGATTTCAGATTCTCTGGCCGGATTGGGTCGCATGGACAAACGTAAGCGTTCCGTTTTTTCTTTTGATCTGTCTGACTTTGATGTGTTTATTCGTGAACGTATATCTGGATTTGAAAAACCGTTCTAAAATCTCCCATCGTATATTCCAATATTTGCAAGCGGTATTTTTGACTTGTGCGTTTGTTTCTCTTTGGATTCCGGAACGTTTCGGAATTTGGATCGGATTATTTTGCACGTTCGCCTGCGTGATCCTTTTGTTTATCAACGGAATCAGAAGCATCGCTTGGAATCAATGGAATGCGTCGTATTTTCTTTCCGCCTGGGGAATTCTGGTCTTAGGATCGATTCTATTTTTATTTTTGCACAGCGGTTGGTTCCGTAACTTCGGTTTAAAATTTTGGGTCATCGAGATCGCGTCCCTGTTTCATGTCGTTTTAATGGGACTGGGTCTTGCGGACCGGGTAAAAGTATTGTCCAAGGTTTTGTCCGCGAAAATCAAGGAACTCGGTTCCACCAAACTCGTAGCCGAACGATCCGAAAAACGTTTCAAGAATCTCTTCGAAGAATCGGAGGAATTCCTTTTTACGATGGATACGAACGGGAGAATCCGAAATGCGAACAAGGCGCTCGGAAGACTTCTGGGTTTCGATCCGGAAGAGGTGATCGGTTGGGATTTTCTGGATCTGATCTTCGTTCCCACGGGCGGGGATGTCGCTTACGCAAAAATTTTGGCGAAGGATAAGATCGACGAACTTTTGCGAACCGGGAAAAGTTCGGAGTTCGCGGTCGAGTTTAGGCAAAAGTTCGTTTTGGAACCGAGACAGATTCGGGTTCGTCTTCAGCTTTTGGACTTGGGTGATAGGAAAGGAATATTAGGAAAGGCTTATGAACTCGACGAGGATATTCTTTCGAAGTTCATCGTAAGCGAATCCATGCACTTTACTCTCAACAACTATCTGCGGAATGCGGATCTGTTGAGCCGACTTTTGACCGTCAATCTTTCCAGTTTCGTAGGGACCGAAATTATAATCGCGATCCGAACCTGTATCCGGGAAATCGTCATCAATTCGATCGAACACGGAAATTTGGCGATCAGCTTCGACGAAAAAACGGAGGCGCTCGCCGAAGGGCGTTATCTCGAATTCATCCAAAAAAGACAAAAGGAACCGTTCTACAACTATCGAACCGTAAAGGTTTCGTATTCTCTCAACGCCCGCAGGATCGGATTTCTGATCTCGGACGAGGGAGAAGGTTTCGATTATAAGAAAATTCTAAACTTAGATATCGAAAAACTGAACGAAACGAGTTTGACTCACGGAAGAGGAATCGTGATGACGAGAAGAGTCTTCGATATCGTTCGGTTTAACGAAAAAGGGAACCGGGTTCTTCTAATCAAATATTTGAAAAAACCGCTTCGTTATAAGCGGGAAAAAACTTCCTTCGACGTTTAA
- a CDS encoding sterol desaturase family protein → MQGSIIDLAVPFFLLLIGVEVLYSGISGKKVYRWNDTVADLSTGILFSLTGVLVTIASLWVYEKFRIFYSLQTLFGVPEIPLGAPIWKDSTGFHGDLRNLAGWIFVFLAVDFVYYWFHRATHEVNFLWACHVTHHSSEEFNLSVALRQSSFQRIFEYAFNLGIAFCGVPWQAFLLAHGILKIYQFWVHTRLIGKLGFLEEILVTPAHHRVHHGRDPKYIDKNHGGILIFWDRIFGSFAREEEEPVYGLTKPVTTFDPVYTNLHVYEELFSLMRKAPNVKDKLLLLLKPPGWRPASIGPSLIPEEVDRSSYLKFDPVVPSPRKWFGVIEFVFWTVLSLASVRFFKSGALELWKILPVILYVFCGFKHTASVLDGRTLGRMWTIFLPVGAVLLGWILFFL, encoded by the coding sequence ATGCAAGGATCCATCATAGACTTAGCGGTGCCTTTCTTTCTGCTTCTGATCGGAGTGGAGGTTTTGTATTCCGGGATCTCCGGGAAAAAAGTCTATCGATGGAACGATACGGTCGCCGATTTAAGCACCGGAATTCTGTTTTCTCTGACGGGGGTTCTTGTCACCATAGCTTCACTTTGGGTATATGAGAAGTTTAGAATATTCTACTCTTTGCAGACTTTGTTCGGAGTTCCGGAGATTCCGTTGGGTGCGCCGATTTGGAAGGACTCGACCGGTTTTCACGGGGATCTTAGGAATTTGGCGGGATGGATATTCGTATTTCTCGCGGTGGATTTCGTGTATTACTGGTTTCACCGCGCGACCCACGAAGTCAATTTCCTTTGGGCTTGTCACGTTACGCACCATTCCAGCGAAGAATTCAATCTTTCCGTGGCTTTGCGTCAATCCAGCTTTCAAAGAATTTTCGAATATGCTTTCAATCTCGGAATCGCATTTTGCGGAGTTCCTTGGCAGGCGTTTCTTTTGGCGCACGGAATTTTAAAGATCTATCAGTTCTGGGTTCACACGAGACTGATCGGAAAGCTCGGCTTCTTGGAGGAAATACTCGTGACCCCGGCGCATCACCGGGTTCATCACGGAAGAGATCCGAAATACATCGATAAAAACCACGGAGGAATTCTCATCTTCTGGGATCGGATTTTCGGATCGTTTGCGAGAGAAGAGGAAGAACCGGTCTACGGTTTGACGAAACCGGTCACAACGTTCGATCCGGTTTATACGAACTTGCACGTGTACGAGGAACTTTTTTCGTTAATGCGAAAGGCGCCTAACGTGAAAGATAAACTTCTCCTTCTCCTCAAACCTCCGGGCTGGAGACCGGCGAGCATCGGACCGTCTTTGATCCCCGAAGAAGTGGATCGGAGCAGTTATCTGAAATTCGATCCGGTCGTTCCGTCGCCCCGGAAATGGTTCGGCGTTATCGAGTTCGTTTTCTGGACCGTTTTGTCTCTCGCATCGGTTCGATTTTTCAAATCGGGAGCGCTCGAACTTTGGAAAATTCTTCCCGTGATTTTATACGTCTTTTGCGGATTCAAACATACCGCTTCGGTTCTCGACGGAAGAACTTTGGGAAGAATGTGGACGATTTTTTTGCCGGTCGGAGCCGTATTGTTAGGTTGGATTTTGTTTTTTCTTTGA